The following proteins are co-located in the Pedobacter frigiditerrae genome:
- a CDS encoding UDP-N-acetylmuramoyl-L-alanyl-D-glutamate--2,6-diaminopimelate ligase: protein MQLQDLLYGVSIKSLTGKPNQEVAVLAFDSRQVKPDTLFFAVKGTVVDGHQYIDQTIDAGATVIICETLPATLVEDVTYVEVQNSSVALGIVASNFYGNPSSKLKLIGITGTNGKTTIATLLFQLFRELGYNVGLISTVQNHINDEIIPATHTTPNPIALNSLLQDMVKAKCEYGFMEVSSHAVVQHRIAGLTFAGGVFSNITHDHLDFHKTFDSYLKAKKEFFDNLPKSSFALTNADDKNGMVMLQNTKASKKTYALKQMADFKAKIIENKFSGLNLNVDDIDVFFKMVGSFNAYNLLAAYGTAILLGEDKLNVLTILSTLAGAEGRFDYTVSKQGIIGIVDYAHTPDAVQNVLSTIANIRKGTEQVITVLGCGGDRDKTKRPIMAQVASDWSDKVILTSDNPRTENPQEIIAEMEKGVSPTNQRKTLSILDRKEAIKTACHIAKPGDIILVAGKGHEKYQEINGVRHHFDDKEVLTEQLNLIN from the coding sequence ATGCAATTACAAGATTTACTTTACGGTGTATCAATTAAAAGCTTAACGGGCAAGCCTAATCAAGAGGTTGCTGTTTTGGCTTTTGATTCGCGTCAGGTAAAACCAGATACGTTATTTTTTGCTGTTAAGGGAACAGTGGTTGATGGTCATCAATATATTGACCAAACTATTGATGCAGGTGCAACTGTAATCATTTGCGAGACTTTGCCAGCTACTTTAGTTGAAGATGTTACTTATGTAGAAGTTCAAAACTCTTCTGTTGCTTTAGGAATTGTAGCTAGTAATTTTTATGGCAATCCTTCTTCAAAATTGAAGTTAATTGGAATTACAGGCACTAACGGAAAAACTACCATTGCTACGCTTTTATTTCAATTGTTTCGTGAATTAGGTTACAATGTTGGCTTAATTTCAACGGTCCAAAATCACATAAACGATGAAATAATTCCTGCAACTCATACTACGCCAAATCCAATTGCCTTAAATTCTTTATTGCAAGATATGGTAAAAGCGAAATGTGAGTATGGTTTCATGGAGGTAAGCTCTCATGCAGTGGTTCAACATCGCATTGCGGGATTAACATTTGCTGGAGGGGTATTCTCTAATATTACACACGACCATTTAGATTTCCATAAAACATTCGATAGCTATTTAAAAGCTAAAAAAGAGTTTTTTGATAATCTGCCAAAATCTTCATTCGCCTTAACAAATGCCGATGATAAAAATGGAATGGTGATGTTGCAAAATACCAAGGCAAGTAAAAAGACTTATGCTTTAAAACAAATGGCAGATTTTAAGGCAAAAATCATCGAGAATAAATTCAGCGGTTTAAACTTAAACGTTGATGATATTGATGTTTTCTTTAAAATGGTTGGCTCTTTTAATGCTTATAATTTATTAGCCGCTTACGGTACTGCCATTTTATTGGGCGAAGATAAATTAAATGTATTGACCATCTTAAGCACTTTAGCAGGAGCTGAAGGAAGATTTGATTATACGGTTTCAAAACAAGGCATTATCGGGATAGTTGATTATGCGCATACACCAGATGCAGTTCAAAATGTATTGAGCACCATTGCCAACATCAGAAAAGGAACAGAGCAGGTAATTACGGTTTTAGGTTGCGGTGGTGATAGAGATAAAACTAAACGCCCGATAATGGCGCAAGTTGCTAGCGATTGGAGCGATAAAGTAATCCTTACCTCTGATAATCCTAGAACTGAAAATCCGCAAGAAATAATTGCCGAAATGGAAAAAGGAGTTTCTCCAACTAACCAAAGAAAAACCTTGAGCATTTTAGATAGAAAAGAAGCAATTAAAACAGCTTGTCATATTGCTAAACCTGGAGATATTATCCTGGTTGCTGGCAAAGGACATGAGAAATATCAAGAAATTAATGGTGTTAGGCATCATTTTGATGATAAAGAAGTATTAACCGAACAACTAAACCTAATCAACTAA
- a CDS encoding putative peptidoglycan glycosyltransferase FtsW — protein MFNINALLERTKGDRWIWLIIIMLSLVSIMAVYSATGAIAYKKGITVEKYLLYKHIIFVLLGIAMIYIAHLLDYKYYSGISKILMIITIPLLFYTLMFGSSINEASRWVKIPVIGLTFQTSDLAKLALITFLARMLTKKQENIKDVKNSFIPIMGSVCVVFILIALANLSTALMLFGVSILLLIIGRISIKQIAMVCAGGIVLLMFVVFLGPRKETYKSRINAFMHPELQHSDKTYQSDHSKIALATGGLFGKGPGNSTERNFLPHPYSDFIFAIIIEEYGTVGGLAIVVLYLVLLYRCVRIVTRSPKAFGALLAAGLSFSLTIQAFANMAVAVGLGPVTGVPLPLVSMGGTSMIFTSIAFGIILSVSRDVEEYNTKKDKVVVGEIPAMA, from the coding sequence ATGTTTAATATCAACGCACTTCTAGAAAGAACCAAGGGAGACAGATGGATTTGGCTGATTATTATCATGCTATCTCTAGTTTCTATCATGGCGGTTTATAGCGCAACTGGTGCAATTGCCTATAAAAAAGGGATTACAGTAGAAAAGTATTTGCTTTATAAACATATTATTTTTGTGCTTTTAGGTATTGCCATGATTTATATAGCGCATTTATTAGATTATAAATACTATTCAGGTATCTCTAAAATATTAATGATTATCACTATTCCGTTGTTGTTTTATACTTTAATGTTTGGTAGTAGCATCAATGAAGCATCAAGGTGGGTAAAAATTCCAGTTATTGGATTAACATTTCAAACTTCCGATTTAGCAAAACTAGCCTTGATTACATTTTTAGCTAGGATGTTAACTAAAAAACAAGAGAACATTAAGGATGTAAAAAACTCATTCATTCCCATCATGGGCTCAGTTTGTGTGGTATTTATATTAATTGCATTGGCAAATTTGTCAACAGCGTTGATGTTATTTGGCGTAAGTATTCTGTTATTAATCATTGGTCGTATCAGTATTAAACAAATTGCAATGGTTTGTGCTGGTGGCATTGTATTGTTAATGTTTGTTGTTTTTTTAGGGCCAAGAAAAGAAACCTATAAATCTCGTATCAATGCGTTTATGCACCCAGAATTGCAACATTCTGATAAAACATACCAGTCAGACCATTCAAAAATAGCTTTGGCAACTGGCGGATTATTTGGTAAAGGCCCAGGGAATAGCACCGAGCGTAACTTCTTACCACACCCTTATTCTGATTTTATTTTTGCCATTATTATCGAAGAATATGGTACGGTTGGCGGATTAGCGATTGTGGTGTTATACCTGGTTTTACTTTATCGATGTGTACGGATTGTAACGCGAAGTCCTAAGGCATTTGGCGCACTGCTGGCGGCAGGTTTGAGTTTTAGCTTAACTATACAGGCATTTGCTAACATGGCAGTTGCAGTTGGTTTAGGTCCAGTAACGGGTGTGCCATTGCCGCTAGTTAGTATGGGAGGTACATCAATGATATTTACAAGTATAGCATTTGGAATTATTTTAAGTGTAAGCCGAGATGTTGAAGAATACAATACAAAAAAAGATAAGGTTGTTGTAGGGGAAATTCCCGCGATGGCCTAG
- the murD gene encoding UDP-N-acetylmuramoyl-L-alanine--D-glutamate ligase — MEAKRVVILGAGESGVGAAMLAQKQGFDVFVSDFGGIADRYKSALQELNISFEEKQHTDELILNANEVIKSPGIPSTAPIVKALAKKNIPVISEIEFAKRYTKAKTICITGSNGKSTTTMLTYHILKNAGVNVGLGGNIGQSFAAQVATEEFEWYVLEISSFMLDDMFDFKADIAVLLNITPDHLDRYDYKLENYAASKMRIVQNQTANDFFIYCADDEETTKLLAKTKIAAKQYPFSIRKKIEEGAYLEDTTIHINAHPKEQLTMSISELALQGKHNIYNSMASGIVAKVLELRNETIRESMGNFKNIEHRLEFVAKISDVTYINDSKATNVNSTWYALESVGPEVVLILGGVDKGNDYSMLKDLVRSKVKAIVCMGKDNKRIHEAFEDDVEIIVNTFSANEAVQVAYHLAKKGNTVLLSPACASFDLFKNYEDRGNQFKAAVKEL, encoded by the coding sequence ATGGAAGCAAAAAGAGTAGTAATTCTTGGAGCAGGCGAAAGCGGAGTGGGTGCAGCAATGCTGGCACAAAAACAAGGTTTTGATGTTTTTGTATCAGATTTTGGTGGCATTGCCGACCGTTATAAATCTGCTTTGCAAGAGTTAAACATCTCTTTTGAAGAAAAACAACATACAGATGAGTTAATACTAAATGCTAATGAGGTCATTAAAAGTCCAGGTATTCCTTCTACAGCACCAATTGTTAAAGCACTAGCAAAAAAGAACATTCCAGTAATCTCTGAAATTGAGTTTGCTAAAAGATATACTAAGGCCAAAACTATTTGCATTACAGGTTCAAATGGTAAATCGACTACTACAATGTTAACTTATCACATCTTAAAAAATGCAGGTGTTAATGTTGGTCTAGGCGGAAATATAGGTCAGAGTTTTGCCGCTCAAGTAGCTACCGAGGAATTTGAATGGTACGTGTTAGAAATATCAAGCTTTATGCTAGATGATATGTTTGATTTTAAGGCAGATATAGCTGTGCTTTTAAACATTACACCAGACCATTTAGACCGTTACGATTACAAATTAGAAAATTATGCTGCATCAAAAATGCGCATCGTACAGAACCAAACCGCTAATGACTTTTTCATTTACTGCGCAGATGATGAAGAAACAACCAAATTATTAGCTAAAACGAAAATTGCCGCTAAACAATATCCTTTTTCTATCCGTAAGAAAATAGAGGAAGGTGCTTATTTAGAAGATACTACCATACACATCAACGCACACCCTAAAGAACAATTAACCATGTCAATTTCAGAGTTAGCCTTGCAAGGCAAGCACAACATTTACAACTCTATGGCTTCGGGCATAGTAGCTAAAGTATTAGAGTTACGTAATGAGACCATCCGCGAAAGCATGGGTAACTTTAAGAATATTGAGCATAGGTTAGAGTTTGTAGCCAAAATCTCTGATGTGACTTACATCAACGATTCTAAGGCAACAAATGTTAACTCTACATGGTACGCATTAGAAAGTGTAGGACCAGAAGTAGTTTTAATATTGGGTGGTGTAGATAAGGGAAATGATTATAGTATGTTAAAGGATTTGGTGCGTAGTAAAGTTAAAGCCATTGTGTGTATGGGCAAAGACAACAAACGTATCCATGAGGCTTTTGAGGATGATGTAGAGATTATTGTAAATACATTTTCTGCGAATGAAGCAGTGCAAGTTGCTTATCATTTGGCGAAAAAAGGGAATACGGTATTGTTATCTCCAGCTTGTGCAAGTTTCGATTTATTTAAAAATTACGAGGATAGAGGCAATCAATTTAAAGCAGCAGTAAAAGAATTATAA
- the mraY gene encoding phospho-N-acetylmuramoyl-pentapeptide-transferase: MLYLLFEYLHKHYDFPGLRLFQYLTFRSSLSIVLSLIITTVYGRRLIDYLHSKQVGEPVRNLGLEGQMQKQGTPTMGGIIILLGILIPTLLFANITNVYVILMIITTVWMGAVGFLDDYIKVFKKNKEGLAGRFKVVGQVGLAIIVGLTMYFHPNIVVRQTVDDTVVSANKAPMVLRQKESKFYYTQDVKSTKTNVPFYKNNEFDYAKVLKFLGPGYEKYAFIVFLFFVITIVTAVSNGANLTDGIDGLATGTSAIIGITLGILAYVSGNTVIADYLNIMYIPNSGELIIFAGAFVGACVGFLWYNSYPAQIFMGDTGSLTIGGIIAVFAIMIRKELLIPILCGVFLIEVLSVTLQVSYFKYTKKRFGEGRRIFLMSPLHHHYQKKGYHEAKIVTRFWIIGIMLAIITFVTLKLR; encoded by the coding sequence ATGTTATATTTATTATTCGAATATCTGCATAAGCACTATGATTTTCCTGGATTAAGGTTGTTCCAATACTTAACTTTTAGGTCATCACTTTCTATTGTACTTTCTCTAATAATTACTACGGTTTATGGTCGTAGATTAATTGATTATTTGCACAGCAAACAAGTTGGAGAGCCAGTTAGAAATCTAGGATTAGAAGGACAAATGCAAAAACAGGGTACACCTACAATGGGTGGTATCATCATCTTGTTAGGTATTCTAATTCCAACTTTATTATTCGCAAACATTACAAATGTATACGTAATCCTGATGATTATTACCACAGTGTGGATGGGAGCTGTAGGCTTTTTAGATGATTATATCAAGGTTTTCAAAAAAAACAAGGAAGGTTTGGCTGGCCGTTTTAAAGTTGTTGGTCAAGTTGGTTTAGCGATTATTGTTGGCTTAACTATGTATTTCCACCCTAATATTGTAGTAAGACAAACAGTTGATGATACAGTGGTTTCTGCAAATAAAGCACCAATGGTATTAAGGCAGAAAGAAAGTAAGTTTTACTATACTCAAGATGTAAAATCTACTAAAACCAATGTTCCTTTTTACAAGAACAATGAGTTTGATTATGCCAAAGTACTTAAGTTTTTAGGGCCTGGCTATGAAAAATATGCATTCATTGTTTTCTTGTTTTTCGTAATAACTATCGTTACGGCAGTTTCAAATGGTGCAAACTTAACAGATGGTATCGATGGTTTGGCAACAGGCACATCGGCTATTATTGGTATAACACTTGGTATTTTGGCATATGTTTCTGGTAACACAGTCATTGCCGATTACCTGAATATCATGTATATCCCTAATTCTGGTGAGTTAATCATTTTTGCGGGTGCATTTGTAGGTGCTTGCGTTGGTTTTCTTTGGTATAATTCCTATCCAGCTCAAATTTTTATGGGCGATACTGGAAGTTTAACAATTGGTGGTATCATCGCCGTGTTTGCCATCATGATTCGCAAAGAGTTGTTGATACCAATTTTATGCGGTGTTTTCTTGATTGAAGTTTTATCAGTAACACTTCAGGTAAGTTATTTTAAATACACTAAAAAACGTTTTGGCGAAGGCAGAAGAATTTTCCTAATGTCGCCATTGCACCACCATTATCAGAAAAAAGGTTACCACGAAGCAAAAATTGTAACTCGTTTCTGGATTATAGGCATTATGCTGGCAATCATCACATTTGTAACCTTAAAACTACGCTAA